The Aeromicrobium sp. Leaf245 genome includes a region encoding these proteins:
- the rpsJ gene encoding 30S ribosomal protein S10 has protein sequence MAGQKIRIRLKAYDHEVIDTSARKIVDTVTRTGASVAGPVPLPTEKNVYCVIRSPHKYKDSREHFEMRTHKRLIDIIDPTPKTVDSLMRLDLPAGVDIEIKL, from the coding sequence ATGGCGGGACAGAAGATCCGTATCCGGCTCAAGGCCTACGACCACGAGGTGATCGACACCTCGGCGCGCAAGATCGTCGACACGGTCACGCGCACCGGAGCCTCCGTGGCCGGCCCCGTGCCCCTGCCGACCGAGAAGAACGTGTACTGCGTCATCCGGTCGCCGCACAAGTACAAGGACAGCCGCGAGCACTTCGAGATGCGTACGCACAAGCGGCTCATCGACATCATCGACCCGACGCCGAAGACCGTCGACTCGCTCATGCGACTCGACCTGCCGGCCGGTGTCGACATCGAGATCAAGCTCTGA
- the rplC gene encoding 50S ribosomal protein L3: MSTSSTVNARGLLGRKLGMTQVWDAEGKIVPVTVLAAETNVVTQIRTPETDGYSAVQIGFGEIDGRKVNKPEAGHFAKAGVTPRRHVVEIRTEAIADYALGQEISPEIFAAGDEIDVTATSKGKGFAGVMKRHGFSGVGASHGAHRNHRKPGSIGGCATPGRVFKGLRMAGHMGAETVTTQNLTVHAVDAAKGVILVKGAVPGPKGGLVVVRSAAKGA; this comes from the coding sequence ATGAGCACCTCCTCCACCGTCAACGCGCGCGGCCTCCTGGGCCGCAAGCTCGGCATGACCCAGGTCTGGGACGCCGAGGGCAAGATCGTGCCCGTCACGGTCCTCGCTGCCGAGACCAACGTCGTCACGCAGATCCGCACGCCCGAGACCGACGGCTACAGCGCCGTCCAGATCGGCTTCGGCGAGATCGACGGACGCAAGGTCAACAAGCCCGAGGCCGGACACTTCGCGAAGGCCGGCGTCACGCCGCGCCGCCACGTCGTCGAGATCCGCACCGAGGCCATCGCCGACTACGCCCTGGGCCAGGAGATCTCCCCGGAGATCTTCGCCGCGGGCGACGAGATCGACGTGACCGCCACGAGCAAGGGCAAGGGCTTCGCCGGCGTCATGAAGCGTCACGGCTTCTCCGGCGTCGGAGCCTCCCACGGCGCGCACCGCAACCACCGCAAGCCCGGCTCGATCGGTGGCTGCGCCACCCCGGGTCGCGTCTTCAAGGGCCTGCGCATGGCCGGCCACATGGGCGCCGAGACCGTCACCACCCAGAACCTGACCGTCCACGCCGTGGATGCCGCCAAGGGCGTCATCCTCGTCAAGGGCGCGGTCCCCGGCCCCAAGGGTGGACTCGTCGTGGTCCGCTCTGCCGCGAAGGGAGCCTGA
- the rplD gene encoding 50S ribosomal protein L4, protein MAVKTIDAALPVDIFGVQTNIPLIHQVVTAQLAAARQGTHDVKSRGEVSGGGKKPYRQKGTGRARQGSIRAPQYNGGGIVHGPTPRSYDQRTPKKMKAAALRGALSDRARSGRLHVVESLVTGEVPSTKAAVAAIAELTTRRRVLVVVKREDALTAKSLRNVTDLVVLTFDQLNTYDVVLSDDVIFTQAAFEAFVEARSAEGTETVALSAAVVEADAKPAAKPATKAKAKKAPAKKAEATKADAEPAEKVEAPAADATEGATKTQPYGPGSKAPLKSGNAPKGHEIKGNADSMKYHTADSPWYDQTVAEVWFDTEETAQAAGFTKAGE, encoded by the coding sequence ATGGCCGTCAAGACCATTGATGCCGCGCTGCCCGTCGACATCTTCGGCGTGCAGACGAACATCCCCCTGATCCACCAGGTCGTCACCGCCCAGCTCGCCGCCGCCCGTCAGGGCACGCACGACGTCAAGTCGCGTGGCGAGGTGTCCGGTGGTGGCAAGAAGCCCTACCGCCAGAAGGGAACCGGCCGCGCCCGTCAGGGCTCGATCCGCGCACCCCAGTACAACGGTGGTGGCATCGTGCACGGCCCCACGCCGCGCAGCTACGACCAGCGGACCCCCAAGAAGATGAAGGCCGCCGCCCTGCGCGGTGCCCTCTCGGACCGGGCCCGCTCCGGACGTCTGCACGTGGTGGAGTCGCTCGTCACCGGTGAGGTGCCCTCCACCAAGGCCGCCGTCGCCGCGATCGCCGAGCTCACCACGCGTCGCCGCGTGCTCGTGGTCGTCAAGCGCGAGGACGCGCTGACGGCCAAGAGCCTGCGCAACGTCACCGACCTCGTCGTGCTGACCTTCGACCAGCTGAACACGTACGACGTCGTGCTGAGCGACGACGTGATCTTCACGCAGGCCGCGTTCGAGGCCTTCGTCGAGGCGCGTTCGGCCGAGGGCACCGAGACCGTCGCGCTGAGCGCCGCGGTCGTCGAGGCCGACGCCAAGCCTGCTGCGAAGCCGGCCACGAAGGCCAAGGCGAAGAAGGCTCCGGCGAAGAAGGCCGAGGCCACGAAGGCCGACGCCGAGCCCGCCGAGAAGGTCGAGGCCCCGGCCGCCGACGCGACCGAGGGTGCGACCAAGACGCAGCCCTACGGTCCCGGCTCCAAGGCCCCGCTCAAGAGCGGCAACGCCCCCAAGGGTCACGAGATCAAGGGCAACGCCGACTCGATGAAGTACCACACCGCGGACAGCCCCTGGTACGACCAGACGGTCGCCGAGGTCTGGTTCGACACCGAGGAGACCGCGCAGGCCGCCGGTTTCACGAAGGCTGGTGAGTGA
- the rplW gene encoding 50S ribosomal protein L23: MSTLHKDHRDVLIAPVVSEKTYALIDDNKYTFLVRPDANKTEIKIAVENVFGVKVTAVNTINRKGKTRRTRNGEGKRKDTKRAIVSVAAGQSIDIFSSPS; encoded by the coding sequence ATGAGCACCCTGCACAAGGACCACCGCGACGTCCTGATCGCGCCCGTCGTCTCCGAGAAGACGTACGCGCTCATCGACGACAACAAGTACACGTTCCTGGTGCGTCCGGACGCGAACAAGACGGAGATCAAGATCGCCGTCGAGAACGTGTTCGGCGTCAAGGTGACGGCCGTCAACACGATCAACCGCAAGGGCAAGACGCGTCGCACCCGCAACGGTGAGGGCAAGCGCAAGGACACCAAGCGGGCCATCGTGAGCGTCGCCGCCGGCCAGAGCATCGACATCTTCTCGAGCCCGAGCTGA
- the rplB gene encoding 50S ribosomal protein L2, whose amino-acid sequence MAIRKYKPTTPGRRGSSVADFAEITRTTPEKSLVEPLPKKGGRNNQGRITTRHQGGGHKRAYRVIDFKRYDKDGVPAKVAHIEYDPNRTARIALLHYADGEKRYIIAPDGIRQGQAIEAGPTADIKVGNNLPLRNIPVGTQIHAVELRPGGGAKMGRSAGVRVQLVAKEGTRAQVRLPSGEMRYVDVRCRATIGEVGNAEQSNINWGKAGRNRWKGKRPTVRGVAMNPIDHPHGGGEGKTSGGRHPVSPWGKPEGRTRKRKASDQMIVRRRKSGR is encoded by the coding sequence ATGGCTATTCGCAAGTACAAGCCGACCACGCCGGGCCGTCGAGGCTCCAGCGTCGCCGACTTCGCCGAGATCACCCGCACCACGCCGGAGAAGTCCCTCGTGGAGCCGCTGCCCAAGAAGGGCGGCCGCAACAACCAGGGTCGCATCACCACGCGCCACCAGGGTGGCGGCCACAAGCGTGCCTACCGCGTGATCGACTTCAAGCGCTACGACAAGGACGGCGTGCCGGCCAAGGTCGCTCACATCGAGTACGACCCCAACCGCACCGCGCGCATCGCGCTCCTGCACTACGCCGACGGCGAGAAGCGCTACATCATCGCGCCCGACGGCATCCGTCAGGGCCAGGCCATCGAGGCCGGGCCGACCGCCGACATCAAGGTCGGCAACAACCTGCCGCTGCGCAACATCCCCGTCGGTACCCAGATCCACGCCGTGGAGCTGCGTCCCGGTGGTGGCGCCAAGATGGGTCGGTCCGCCGGAGTGCGTGTCCAGCTGGTCGCCAAGGAGGGTACGCGCGCCCAGGTGCGCCTGCCCTCCGGCGAGATGCGCTACGTCGACGTCCGCTGCCGCGCCACGATCGGCGAGGTCGGCAACGCCGAGCAGTCCAACATCAACTGGGGCAAGGCAGGACGCAACCGCTGGAAGGGCAAGCGCCCGACCGTCCGTGGTGTCGCCATGAACCCGATCGACCACCCGCACGGTGGTGGCGAGGGCAAGACGTCCGGTGGACGTCACCCCGTCTCCCCGTGGGGCAAGCCCGAGGGCCGTACGCGCAAGCGCAAGGCCAGCGACCAGATGATCGTCCGCCGCCGCAAGTCCGGCCGCTGA
- the rpsS gene encoding 30S ribosomal protein S19: MPRSLKKGPFVDGHLEKKVDAQNEAGTHTVIKTWSRRSMILPSFIGHTVAVHDGRKHVPVFITDAMVGHKLGEFAPTRTFRGHEKDDRKAKRR; encoded by the coding sequence ATGCCCCGTAGTTTGAAGAAGGGTCCCTTCGTCGACGGCCACCTCGAGAAGAAGGTGGACGCTCAGAACGAGGCCGGAACCCACACCGTGATCAAGACCTGGTCGCGTCGCTCGATGATCCTGCCGTCCTTCATCGGACACACGGTCGCCGTGCACGACGGCCGCAAGCACGTCCCGGTGTTCATCACCGACGCGATGGTCGGGCACAAGCTGGGCGAGTTCGCCCCCACCCGTACCTTCCGCGGTCACGAGAAGGACGATCGAAAGGCCAAGAGGCGATGA
- the rplV gene encoding 50S ribosomal protein L22 encodes MSAATRDNVSARRERLLGDAPGAFAVARFVRVTPQKARRVGDLVRGMDTDEALAILRFAPQAVASNFYKLVESAVANAETTEGLDASDLVISVVHVDEGPTMKRWRPRAKGAANRILKRTSHLTVVVQPAADVPQSRKNSKKGGR; translated from the coding sequence ATGAGTGCAGCCACCCGAGACAACGTCAGCGCGCGCCGCGAGCGCCTGCTGGGCGACGCACCGGGCGCGTTCGCCGTGGCCCGCTTCGTGCGGGTCACGCCGCAGAAGGCCCGCCGTGTCGGCGACCTGGTCCGCGGCATGGACACCGACGAGGCTCTCGCGATCCTGCGGTTCGCTCCGCAGGCCGTCGCGTCGAACTTCTACAAGCTCGTGGAGTCCGCCGTCGCGAACGCCGAGACCACCGAGGGCCTGGACGCGTCCGACCTCGTGATCTCCGTCGTGCACGTCGACGAGGGGCCGACCATGAAGCGTTGGCGCCCGCGCGCCAAGGGTGCGGCCAACCGCATCCTCAAGCGCACGAGCCACCTGACCGTCGTCGTGCAGCCGGCCGCTGACGTGCCGCAGTCGCGCAAGAACTCGAAGAAGGGCGGTCGCTGA
- the rpsC gene encoding 30S ribosomal protein S3, whose product MGQKINPHGFRLGISTDHKSRWYADKLYSSYVGEDVKIRKLLTKGMDRAGISRVEIERTRDRVRVDIHTARPGIVIGRRGAEADRIRGELEKLTGKQVQLNILEVKQPELDAQLVAQGVAEQLSGRVQFRRAMRKAMQTTMRSGAKGIRIQCSGRLGGAEMSRSEFYREGRVPLHTLRADVDYGFYEAKTTFGRIGVKVWIYKGEVAGTRAEREAETARRAAAPGSRRPQRGRRPARDDQAGQAPAAQGAAQASAEQAAPAAEAAPAAAAAGAATEGGQS is encoded by the coding sequence ATGGGCCAGAAGATCAACCCGCACGGCTTCCGACTCGGCATCTCGACCGACCACAAGAGCCGCTGGTACGCCGACAAGCTGTACAGCAGCTACGTCGGTGAGGACGTCAAGATCCGCAAGCTGCTGACCAAGGGCATGGATCGCGCCGGCATCAGCCGCGTGGAGATCGAGCGCACGCGTGACCGCGTCCGCGTCGACATCCACACCGCGCGTCCGGGCATCGTCATCGGTCGCCGCGGCGCCGAGGCCGACCGCATCCGTGGTGAGCTCGAGAAGCTCACCGGCAAGCAGGTGCAGCTCAACATCCTCGAGGTCAAGCAGCCCGAGCTCGACGCCCAGCTCGTCGCTCAGGGTGTCGCCGAGCAGCTGAGCGGTCGCGTGCAGTTCCGTCGCGCGATGCGCAAGGCGATGCAGACGACCATGCGCTCCGGTGCCAAGGGCATCCGGATCCAGTGCTCGGGTCGTCTCGGCGGCGCCGAGATGAGCCGCTCGGAGTTCTACCGCGAGGGCCGCGTGCCCCTGCACACGCTCCGCGCCGACGTCGACTACGGCTTCTACGAGGCCAAGACCACCTTCGGTCGCATCGGCGTCAAGGTGTGGATCTACAAGGGTGAGGTCGCCGGTACCCGCGCCGAGCGCGAGGCCGAGACCGCGCGTCGCGCCGCCGCTCCCGGCAGCCGTCGCCCCCAGCGCGGGCGTCGTCCCGCACGTGACGACCAGGCTGGTCAGGCTCCGGCAGCACAGGGTGCTGCGCAGGCCTCGGCCGAGCAGGCCGCACCCGCAGCCGAGGCAGCTCCTGCCGCGGCCGCCGCGGGCGCTGCCACCGAAGGAGGGCAGTCCTGA
- the rplP gene encoding 50S ribosomal protein L16: MLMPRRVKYRKQHHPKRRGMAKGGTELAFGDFGIQAVEGHYVTNRQIESARIAMTRHIKRGGKVWINIYPDRPLTKKPAETRMGSGKGSPEWWVANVKPGRVMFELSGVTEEVAREAMRRAIHKLPMKARFITRDTEGGF; this comes from the coding sequence ATGTTGATGCCTCGTAGGGTCAAGTACCGCAAGCAGCACCACCCCAAGCGGCGCGGCATGGCCAAGGGCGGCACGGAGCTCGCGTTCGGCGACTTCGGCATCCAGGCGGTCGAAGGTCACTACGTGACCAACCGCCAGATCGAGTCCGCTCGTATCGCCATGACGCGTCACATCAAGCGTGGCGGCAAGGTGTGGATCAACATCTACCCCGACCGCCCGCTGACCAAGAAGCCGGCCGAGACCCGCATGGGCTCGGGCAAGGGCTCGCCCGAGTGGTGGGTCGCGAACGTCAAGCCCGGACGCGTCATGTTCGAGCTGTCGGGCGTGACCGAGGAGGTCGCCCGTGAGGCGATGCGCCGCGCCATCCACAAGCTGCCGATGAAGGCCCGCTTCATCACCCGCGACACCGAGGGAGGGTTCTGA
- the rpmC gene encoding 50S ribosomal protein L29, whose protein sequence is MAAKTTAAELRGLDAEALETKLREAKEELFNLRFQNATGQLDNTARLKTVRRDIARIYTVLTERELGIIEAVEA, encoded by the coding sequence ATGGCTGCGAAGACCACTGCCGCAGAGCTGCGCGGCCTCGATGCCGAGGCTCTGGAGACCAAGCTGCGCGAGGCCAAGGAAGAGCTGTTCAACCTGCGCTTCCAGAACGCCACGGGCCAGCTCGACAACACCGCTCGCCTCAAGACCGTCCGTCGCGACATCGCCCGCATCTACACGGTGCTGACCGAGCGCGAGCTGGGCATCATCGAGGCGGTCGAGGCATGA
- the rpsQ gene encoding 30S ribosomal protein S17: MSTSEKETVTTTNDTPSSDRNYRKVREGLVTSDKMDKTVVVIVEDRVKHALYGKVLRRNVKLKAHDEANAAGVGDRVLIQETRPLSATKRWRVVEILEKAK, from the coding sequence ATGAGCACCAGCGAGAAGGAAACCGTGACCACCACGAACGACACCCCCAGCAGCGACCGCAACTACCGCAAGGTGCGCGAGGGACTCGTCACGAGCGACAAGATGGACAAGACCGTCGTCGTCATCGTCGAGGACCGCGTCAAGCACGCCTTGTACGGCAAGGTGCTGCGTCGCAACGTGAAGCTCAAGGCGCACGACGAGGCCAACGCGGCCGGCGTCGGCGACCGTGTGCTCATCCAGGAGACCCGCCCGCTGTCGGCCACCAAGCGCTGGCGCGTCGTGGAGATCCTCGAGAAGGCGAAGTGA
- the rplN gene encoding 50S ribosomal protein L14 has translation MIQQESRLKVADNTGAKEILCIRVLGGSGRRYAGIGDTIVATVKDAIPGGNVKKGDVVKAVIVRTVKERRRPDGSYIKFDENAAVILKTDGDPRGTRIFGPVGRELRDKKFMRIISLAPEVL, from the coding sequence ATGATTCAGCAGGAGTCGCGACTCAAGGTCGCCGACAACACCGGTGCGAAGGAGATCCTCTGCATCCGTGTTCTCGGCGGATCGGGTCGACGCTACGCCGGTATCGGCGACACCATCGTCGCCACCGTCAAGGACGCCATCCCCGGCGGCAACGTCAAGAAGGGCGACGTCGTCAAGGCCGTCATCGTGCGCACCGTCAAGGAGCGCCGTCGTCCGGACGGTTCGTACATCAAGTTCGACGAGAACGCCGCGGTCATCCTGAAGACCGACGGCGATCCGCGTGGAACGCGCATCTTCGGCCCCGTGGGCCGCGAGCTGCGCGACAAGAAGTTCATGCGGATCATCTCGCTCGCCCCGGAGGTGCTCTGA
- the rplX gene encoding 50S ribosomal protein L24, which produces MTSNKKSTLSIRKGDQVKVIAGADKGVEGKVIEVIAERNRVIVEGVNRIKRHTRAGADGGQGGIITREAPIHVSNVMLVVDVDGDKTTTRVSYRRDDVTKNRADGSSYEAQRSVRVSSKTGKEI; this is translated from the coding sequence ATGACCAGCAACAAGAAGTCGACGCTGTCGATCCGCAAGGGTGACCAGGTCAAGGTCATCGCCGGAGCCGACAAGGGCGTCGAGGGCAAGGTCATCGAGGTGATCGCCGAGCGCAACCGCGTCATCGTCGAGGGCGTGAACCGCATCAAGCGGCACACGCGCGCCGGCGCCGACGGCGGCCAGGGCGGCATCATCACGCGTGAGGCCCCGATCCACGTCTCGAACGTGATGCTCGTGGTCGACGTCGACGGTGACAAGACCACCACGCGCGTGTCCTACCGCCGCGACGACGTGACCAAGAACCGTGCAGACGGTTCCAGCTACGAGGCCCAGCGCAGCGTGCGCGTGTCCTCCAAGACCGGAAAGGAGATCTGA
- the rplE gene encoding 50S ribosomal protein L5, producing the protein MAESTTAAPRLKAKYREEILPALREEFDHANVMQVPGLTKIVVNMGVGEAARDGKLIEGAIRDLTAITGQKPQVTKARKSIAQFKLREGMPIGAHVTLRGDRMWEFLDRLLTLALPRIRDFRGLNGKQFDGRGNYTFGLTEQVMFHEIDQDKIDRSRGMDITIVTTAINDDEGRALLKRLGFPFKEN; encoded by the coding sequence ATGGCCGAGTCCACCACCGCCGCTCCGCGGCTGAAGGCCAAGTACCGCGAGGAGATCCTCCCGGCCCTGCGCGAGGAGTTCGACCACGCGAACGTCATGCAGGTGCCCGGGCTGACGAAGATCGTCGTCAACATGGGTGTCGGCGAGGCTGCTCGCGACGGCAAGCTCATCGAGGGCGCGATCCGCGACCTCACCGCCATCACGGGCCAGAAGCCGCAGGTGACCAAGGCGCGCAAGTCGATCGCCCAGTTCAAGCTGCGTGAGGGCATGCCGATCGGCGCGCACGTCACGCTGCGGGGCGACCGCATGTGGGAGTTCCTCGATCGTCTGCTGACGCTCGCCCTCCCGCGCATCCGCGACTTCCGTGGTCTGAACGGCAAGCAGTTCGACGGCCGCGGCAACTACACCTTCGGTCTCACCGAGCAGGTCATGTTCCACGAGATCGACCAGGACAAGATCGATCGCTCGCGTGGCATGGACATCACCATCGTCACCACGGCCATCAACGACGACGAGGGTCGCGCGCTGCTGAAGCGGCTCGGCTTCCCATTCAAGGAGAACTGA
- a CDS encoding type Z 30S ribosomal protein S14 translates to MAKTGLKIKAARKPKFAVRGYTRCQRCGRPRSVYKKFGLCRICLREMAHRGELPGVTKSSW, encoded by the coding sequence ATGGCGAAGACCGGCCTGAAGATCAAGGCGGCCCGCAAGCCCAAGTTCGCGGTCCGTGGCTACACGCGCTGCCAGCGCTGCGGCCGTCCCCGCTCGGTGTACAAGAAGTTCGGCCTGTGCCGCATCTGCCTGCGCGAGATGGCACACCGCGGCGAGCTCCCGGGCGTCACCAAGAGCAGCTGGTAA
- the rpsH gene encoding 30S ribosomal protein S8, with protein MTMTDPIADLLTRIRNGNQAFHDEVSAPYSKLKEGVLALLKQEGYITDYRVIEPAEGEVAKNLQITLKYGPQRERSIAGIRRISKPGLRVYAKSTNLPKVLGGLGVAIISTSQGLLTDRQATTKGVGGEVLAYVW; from the coding sequence ATGACCATGACCGATCCGATCGCGGATCTGCTCACGCGGATCCGCAACGGCAACCAGGCGTTCCACGACGAGGTGTCGGCGCCGTACTCCAAGCTGAAGGAGGGCGTCCTCGCCCTGCTCAAGCAGGAGGGCTACATCACCGACTACCGCGTCATCGAGCCCGCTGAGGGCGAGGTGGCCAAGAACCTGCAGATCACCCTCAAGTACGGCCCCCAGCGCGAGCGCTCGATCGCCGGCATCCGCCGCATCAGCAAGCCGGGCCTGCGGGTGTACGCCAAGTCCACGAACCTGCCGAAGGTGCTCGGCGGACTCGGTGTCGCCATCATCTCGACTAGCCAGGGCCTGCTGACCGATCGTCAGGCCACGACCAAGGGTGTAGGCGGAGAAGTCCTCGCCTACGTCTGGTGA
- the rplF gene encoding 50S ribosomal protein L6, with amino-acid sequence MSRIGKLPVAVPNGVEVTIEGQDVRVKGPKGELSHTVADPITVARGEDGSLEVNRPDDERRSKALHGLSRTLISNMVVGVTDGYEKKLEIVGVGYRVLSKGPTELEFALGFSHPVVVKAPEGITFNVEAPTKFSVIGIDKQSVGEVAANIRKIRKPEPYKGKGVRYAGERVLRKAGKAGK; translated from the coding sequence ATGTCGCGCATCGGCAAGCTGCCCGTCGCCGTCCCGAACGGCGTCGAGGTCACCATCGAAGGCCAGGACGTCCGCGTCAAGGGCCCCAAGGGCGAGCTGTCCCACACGGTCGCCGACCCCATCACGGTCGCCCGTGGTGAGGACGGCAGCCTCGAGGTCAACCGTCCCGACGACGAGCGCAGGAGCAAGGCCCTCCACGGGCTGAGCCGCACGCTCATCAGCAACATGGTCGTCGGCGTCACCGACGGCTACGAGAAGAAGCTCGAGATCGTCGGCGTCGGCTACCGCGTCCTGTCCAAGGGCCCGACGGAGCTCGAGTTCGCGCTCGGCTTCAGCCACCCCGTGGTCGTCAAGGCCCCCGAGGGCATCACGTTCAACGTGGAGGCCCCGACCAAGTTCTCGGTCATCGGCATCGACAAGCAGTCGGTCGGCGAGGTCGCCGCGAACATCCGCAAGATCCGCAAGCCCGAGCCCTACAAGGGCAAGGGCGTCCGTTACGCCGGCGAGCGCGTGCTGCGCAAGGCTGGAAAGGCTGGTAAGTGA
- the rplR gene encoding 50S ribosomal protein L18: MAVSIKQSKGRSARATSRARRQIRGRKKLHGSPERPRLVVTRSSKHIVAQVVNDLEGHTLASASTLEADLRSFEGDKTAKAKKVGELVADRAKAAGIESVVFDRAGNRYAGRVAALADGAREGGLEF; this comes from the coding sequence ATGGCCGTCTCCATCAAGCAGTCCAAGGGTCGCTCCGCTCGCGCCACGTCGCGCGCGCGTCGCCAGATCCGCGGTCGCAAGAAGCTCCACGGCTCGCCCGAGCGTCCTCGTCTCGTCGTGACCCGGTCCAGCAAGCACATCGTGGCCCAGGTCGTGAACGACCTCGAGGGTCACACGCTGGCCTCGGCCTCGACCCTCGAGGCCGACCTGCGGTCCTTCGAGGGCGACAAGACCGCCAAGGCGAAGAAGGTCGGCGAGCTCGTGGCCGACCGGGCGAAGGCCGCCGGCATCGAGAGCGTCGTCTTCGACCGCGCGGGCAACCGGTACGCCGGTCGTGTCGCGGCGCTGGCTGACGGTGCGCGTGAAGGCGGGCTGGAGTTCTGA
- the rpsE gene encoding 30S ribosomal protein S5: MSAQQNRRGGGDRRGGRGDRGGDKSNYIEKVVTINRVAKVVKGGRRFSFTALVIVGDGDGQVGVGYGKAKEVPTAISKGVEEAKKNFFRVPRIQGTIPHPVTGEKAAGVVFLRPASPGTGVIAGGPVRAVLEAAGVHDVLSKSLGSSNSINIVHATVAALKGLESPEMVAQRRGLSVEDVAPAALLKAQAEGIKEAQNAPVEAGV, translated from the coding sequence ATGAGCGCCCAGCAGAACCGCCGAGGAGGCGGAGACCGTCGCGGTGGTCGAGGCGACCGCGGCGGCGACAAGTCCAATTACATCGAGAAGGTCGTCACGATCAACCGTGTCGCGAAGGTGGTCAAGGGTGGACGTCGCTTCAGCTTCACCGCCCTCGTGATCGTCGGCGACGGTGACGGCCAGGTCGGTGTCGGCTACGGCAAGGCCAAGGAGGTCCCCACGGCGATCTCCAAGGGTGTCGAGGAGGCGAAGAAGAACTTCTTCCGCGTCCCGCGCATCCAGGGCACCATCCCGCACCCGGTGACGGGCGAGAAGGCGGCCGGTGTCGTCTTCCTGCGTCCGGCATCGCCCGGTACCGGCGTCATCGCCGGTGGCCCGGTGCGCGCGGTGCTCGAGGCCGCCGGTGTGCACGACGTGCTGAGCAAGTCGCTCGGTTCCTCGAACTCCATCAACATCGTCCACGCGACGGTGGCGGCCCTCAAGGGCCTGGAGTCGCCCGAGATGGTCGCGCAGCGTCGCGGCCTGTCGGTCGAGGACGTCGCGCCCGCCGCCCTGCTCAAGGCGCAGGCCGAGGGCATCAAGGAGGCGCAGAACGCGCCCGTCGAGGCTGGTGTCTGA
- the rpmD gene encoding 50S ribosomal protein L30 — protein MARLEITQVRSAIGRQQNQRHTLRSLGLKRIGDVVVKEDRPEIRGMAETIPHLVDVKEVD, from the coding sequence ATGGCACGTCTCGAGATCACCCAGGTTCGTTCGGCCATCGGTCGCCAGCAGAACCAGCGCCACACGTTGCGGTCGCTGGGTCTCAAGCGCATCGGTGACGTCGTCGTCAAGGAAGACCGTCCGGAGATCCGCGGCATGGCTGAGACCATCCCGCACCTCGTGGACGTCAAGGAGGTTGACTGA
- the rplO gene encoding 50S ribosomal protein L15, whose amino-acid sequence MALKLHHLRPAPGAKTAKTRVGRGEGSKGKTAGRGTKGTKARYQVPAGFEGGQIPLHMRLPKLKGFKNPFREEYQVVNVERIGTLFPEGGAIDVDALVEAGAVRKGHLVKVLGEGDLSVAVQVTAHKFSGSARSKIEAAGGSATEL is encoded by the coding sequence ATGGCGCTGAAGCTCCACCACCTGCGCCCCGCCCCCGGTGCCAAGACCGCGAAGACCCGTGTGGGTCGCGGTGAGGGCTCCAAGGGCAAGACCGCCGGCCGCGGCACCAAGGGCACCAAGGCCCGCTACCAGGTGCCGGCCGGTTTCGAGGGTGGCCAGATTCCCCTCCACATGCGCCTGCCCAAGCTGAAGGGGTTCAAGAACCCCTTCCGTGAGGAGTACCAGGTCGTCAACGTCGAGCGGATCGGCACCCTCTTCCCCGAGGGTGGCGCCATCGACGTGGACGCGCTGGTCGAGGCCGGGGCGGTCCGCAAGGGCCACCTGGTCAAGGTGCTCGGCGAGGGCGACCTCTCGGTCGCCGTCCAGGTCACGGCTCACAAGTTCTCCGGTTCGGCCCGCAGCAAGATCGAGGCCGCCGGCGGCAGCGCGACCGAGCTCTGA